Proteins encoded within one genomic window of Micromonospora halotolerans:
- a CDS encoding DUF5995 family protein: MTEPVWGPVHQDIVGLLADHPADVPAVVDHLTKLQDLLVRLPPLEESCPLADFNKLYLVITSTVLDGLYDDRFTDPAFLARLDVEFAARYFDALRFWTDSHPSTPKAWSCLFRRMRGPDARPLPSAAAGVNAHINYDLPFALVTTFDSLESEPVDGSDQHHDYLEINKIFAERIPELRRGYLDHWQLMIDMVNGDIDDWYQGELVEYTRNVAWRNAQKIWRCRHDPEARECERMRLDDNAALLGRLLLSPLGAFLQ, from the coding sequence ATGACCGAACCGGTCTGGGGTCCCGTGCACCAGGACATCGTCGGGCTGCTCGCCGACCACCCCGCCGATGTGCCGGCGGTCGTCGACCACCTCACCAAGCTCCAGGACCTGCTGGTCCGGCTGCCTCCGCTGGAGGAGAGCTGCCCGCTGGCCGATTTCAACAAGCTCTACCTGGTCATCACCTCCACGGTCCTCGACGGCCTGTACGACGACCGTTTCACCGACCCGGCCTTCCTGGCCCGGCTCGACGTGGAGTTCGCGGCCCGCTACTTCGACGCGCTGCGGTTCTGGACGGACTCCCACCCGAGCACGCCGAAGGCCTGGTCGTGCCTGTTCCGCCGGATGCGCGGCCCGGACGCGCGGCCGCTGCCGTCGGCCGCCGCCGGGGTGAACGCCCACATCAACTACGACCTGCCGTTCGCGCTGGTGACCACTTTCGACAGCCTGGAGTCCGAGCCGGTCGACGGCAGCGACCAGCACCACGACTACCTGGAGATCAACAAGATCTTCGCCGAGCGGATCCCGGAGCTGCGCCGCGGCTACCTGGACCACTGGCAGCTGATGATCGACATGGTGAACGGCGACATCGACGACTGGTACCAGGGCGAGCTGGTCGAGTACACCCGGAACGTGGCCTGGCGCAACGCGCAGAAGATCTGGCGCTGCCGGCACGACCCGGAGGCCCGCGAGTGTGAGCGGATGCGGCTGGACGACAACGCCGCACTGCTCGGCCGGCTGCTGCTGTCGCCCCTCGGGGCGTTCCTGCAGTAG
- a CDS encoding alpha/beta hydrolase family protein — protein sequence MRRLPALVSVAALLVTGALAGGGNAQAEAPAEPAAAGHAAPTVIRDIEIPVAGQPAVRAWLVRPQRAGGGLAGVLDLHWFEPGRANQDRSEFLAEATALAGRGVVSVLPQLTFPWAGDPVGDGRDRGAVTAQLDGVRAAYRRLLAEPGVDRTRTAVVGHDYGAMYAADLAAREPGLRTAVLLAPDATWANWFDSYWLHLPAGEKEAYRAVFAGLDPVDLVVRLGAGAYLQFAGADRFVGAETRAAFAAAAPRATVSLYPEEEHDLGAARTRDDRVAWLAGRLGLPG from the coding sequence ATGCGACGTCTGCCCGCCCTCGTGTCCGTGGCCGCGCTGCTGGTCACCGGCGCGCTCGCCGGCGGCGGCAACGCCCAGGCGGAGGCGCCCGCCGAACCGGCGGCCGCGGGCCACGCGGCGCCCACGGTGATCCGCGACATCGAGATCCCGGTCGCCGGGCAGCCGGCCGTCCGGGCCTGGCTGGTCCGGCCGCAGCGCGCCGGGGGCGGGCTGGCCGGGGTGCTGGACCTGCACTGGTTCGAGCCCGGCCGGGCCAACCAGGACCGCAGCGAGTTCCTGGCCGAGGCGACCGCCCTGGCCGGACGCGGCGTGGTGTCGGTCCTGCCGCAGCTCACCTTCCCGTGGGCGGGCGACCCGGTCGGCGACGGCCGGGACCGGGGCGCCGTCACGGCTCAGCTCGACGGGGTGCGGGCGGCGTACCGGCGGCTGCTCGCCGAGCCGGGGGTGGACCGGACCCGCACCGCCGTGGTCGGCCACGACTACGGCGCCATGTACGCCGCCGACCTGGCCGCCCGCGAGCCGGGGCTGCGCACCGCCGTGCTGCTCGCGCCTGACGCGACCTGGGCCAACTGGTTCGACAGCTACTGGCTCCACCTGCCGGCGGGGGAGAAGGAGGCGTACCGGGCGGTCTTCGCCGGCCTGGACCCGGTGGACCTCGTGGTGCGGCTGGGCGCCGGGGCGTACCTCCAGTTCGCCGGCGCGGACCGGTTCGTCGGCGCGGAGACCCGCGCCGCCTTCGCCGCCGCGGCGCCGCGGGCCACGGTGTCGCTCTACCCGGAGGAGGAGCACGACCTGGGCGCCGCGCGCACCCGGGACGACCGGGTCGCCTGGCTGGCCGGCCGGCTCGGGCTGCCCGGCTGA
- a CDS encoding ATP-binding protein — MASDVDTAPLVGRADTVGALRSALLDDVAPGQTAAVFLTGESGVGKTRLLTEVGERLRDAGALVLTGVCLDIGDASPLHPLRQALRRLDADLTEARTSSAVRGLLQVFDEETPGPDGAGALLERVSRGLHLVAGGRPLVLVLDDLQWVDRSTRQLLLYLLAGLGDLQLSVLAAIRAESLQGAHPLRRVLTELRRLRSVRVVDLAPLDRADTDELAAAIVGTPLAPEAADQMWQRSGGNPFVVEELARDLRDGHDGLSDTLREVFLARVDALPQPAHAVVHAVAAGVEPVEHWLLAQVVRLPEDQLIEAVREAVAHRLLVGADDGYRLRHRLVAEVLAHELLPAERAALHRRYAETLTSATAELHQARLAHHWRLAGEPARALPAAMAAAREAERLHGYAEAHRHWSAALSLATTPPAVLPDGGRPEPVEVDRAELLTHAAEAAHHCGEHARALALLEELAADPAGPPTCALHIRRARYLAAAGRSAPAEAEYRRVLAADDCTPRERATAAAHLAELLLHLGRYAEAGDQAREALRLAADVEGTASEVVLASAALGFSEAYLEDPDAGLAVMREALDTAERSGRPEDVACAYLHLAELLTGPLNILEEGVVVARRGAERVAELGLGRTWETRLLAIATNGLFRVGQWAEAEKVVAAALRHRPSGADAVELLLARCRLSVGYGDVEASDRDLEAVATVLAGGGARHVLPMLILRAGLAMWQGRHDLARQAVQRGLTESRSDDVIVLATLAWHGLRAEAEASASRTVEVDPNAVRRLRGVVDRVAAKSGKAGAPVRYVADAFLALCAAELSRLDDGRGDPELWARAATEWDRRNHPYPAAYSRLRQAEALLARRSRVATAGKLLRQAHRTAQSLGAVPLSEEIRTLAGRARVALDDGAPAARPAPRPRAAEPAAPTVDELVVLTAREREVLAAVAEGLTNREIGQRLFISERTIGVHVSHIFDKLQVRTRVQASAIFLRNRAE, encoded by the coding sequence ATGGCCAGCGATGTGGACACTGCGCCGCTCGTCGGCCGTGCCGACACGGTGGGGGCGCTGCGGTCGGCCCTGCTCGACGACGTCGCCCCCGGTCAGACCGCGGCCGTGTTCCTCACCGGCGAGAGCGGGGTGGGCAAGACCCGGCTGCTCACCGAGGTCGGCGAGCGACTGCGGGACGCGGGCGCGCTGGTCCTCACGGGCGTCTGCCTCGACATCGGCGACGCCTCGCCGCTGCACCCGCTGCGCCAGGCGCTGCGCCGCCTCGACGCCGACCTGACCGAGGCCCGCACCTCGTCGGCGGTCCGCGGCCTGCTCCAGGTCTTCGACGAGGAGACCCCGGGCCCGGACGGCGCGGGCGCGCTGCTGGAGCGGGTGTCGCGCGGCCTGCACCTGGTCGCCGGCGGGCGGCCGCTGGTGCTCGTCCTCGACGACCTCCAGTGGGTCGACCGCAGCACCCGCCAGCTCCTGCTGTACCTGCTCGCCGGCCTCGGCGACCTCCAGCTGTCGGTGCTCGCCGCGATCCGGGCCGAGTCGTTGCAGGGCGCGCACCCGCTGCGCCGGGTGCTCACCGAGCTGCGCCGGCTGCGCTCGGTCCGGGTGGTCGACCTGGCGCCGCTGGACCGGGCCGACACCGACGAGCTGGCCGCCGCGATCGTGGGCACGCCGCTGGCCCCCGAGGCCGCCGACCAGATGTGGCAGCGCAGCGGCGGCAATCCGTTCGTGGTGGAGGAGCTGGCCCGGGACCTGCGTGACGGCCACGACGGCCTCTCCGACACGCTGCGCGAGGTCTTCCTGGCCCGCGTCGACGCGCTGCCGCAGCCCGCGCACGCCGTGGTGCACGCGGTCGCCGCCGGGGTCGAACCGGTCGAGCACTGGCTGCTGGCCCAGGTCGTCCGGCTGCCCGAGGACCAGCTGATCGAGGCGGTCCGGGAGGCCGTGGCGCACCGGCTGCTGGTCGGCGCCGACGACGGCTACCGGCTGCGGCACCGCCTGGTCGCCGAGGTGCTGGCGCACGAGCTGCTCCCCGCCGAGCGGGCCGCGCTGCACCGCCGCTACGCCGAGACGTTGACCTCGGCCACCGCCGAGCTGCACCAGGCCCGGCTGGCCCACCACTGGCGGCTGGCCGGCGAGCCGGCCCGGGCCCTGCCGGCCGCGATGGCCGCCGCCCGGGAGGCCGAGCGGCTGCACGGCTACGCCGAGGCGCACCGCCACTGGTCGGCCGCCCTGAGCCTGGCCACGACCCCGCCCGCCGTGCTGCCCGACGGCGGCCGGCCCGAGCCGGTCGAGGTCGACCGGGCCGAGCTGCTGACCCACGCCGCCGAGGCCGCCCACCACTGCGGTGAGCACGCCCGCGCGCTGGCCCTGCTGGAGGAGCTGGCCGCCGACCCGGCCGGCCCGCCCACCTGCGCCCTGCACATCCGGCGGGCCCGCTACCTGGCCGCCGCCGGCCGGTCCGCGCCGGCCGAGGCCGAGTACCGGCGGGTGCTCGCCGCGGACGACTGCACGCCCCGGGAGCGGGCCACGGCCGCCGCCCACCTGGCCGAGCTGCTGCTGCACCTGGGCCGCTACGCGGAGGCCGGCGACCAGGCCCGCGAGGCGCTGCGGCTCGCCGCCGACGTCGAGGGCACCGCCTCGGAGGTCGTGCTGGCCAGCGCCGCGCTCGGGTTCAGCGAGGCCTACCTGGAGGACCCGGACGCCGGGCTCGCCGTCATGCGGGAGGCGCTGGACACCGCCGAGCGCTCCGGCCGGCCGGAGGACGTGGCCTGCGCGTACCTGCACCTGGCCGAGCTGCTCACCGGGCCGCTGAACATCCTCGAGGAGGGCGTGGTGGTGGCCCGCCGGGGCGCCGAGCGGGTCGCCGAGCTGGGGCTCGGCCGCACCTGGGAGACCCGGCTGCTGGCCATCGCCACCAACGGGCTGTTCCGGGTGGGGCAGTGGGCCGAGGCCGAGAAGGTGGTGGCGGCCGCGCTGCGGCACCGCCCGTCCGGCGCCGACGCGGTCGAGCTGCTGCTGGCCCGGTGCCGGCTCTCCGTCGGCTACGGCGACGTCGAGGCCTCCGACCGTGACCTGGAGGCGGTCGCCACCGTGCTGGCCGGCGGCGGGGCCCGGCACGTGCTGCCGATGCTCATCCTGCGGGCCGGGCTGGCCATGTGGCAGGGCCGGCACGACCTGGCCCGGCAGGCGGTCCAGCGGGGCCTGACCGAGAGCCGGTCCGACGACGTCATCGTGCTGGCCACGCTGGCCTGGCACGGGCTGCGCGCGGAGGCGGAGGCGTCGGCCAGCCGGACCGTCGAGGTGGACCCGAACGCGGTCCGCCGGCTGCGCGGGGTGGTCGACCGGGTGGCCGCCAAGAGCGGGAAGGCGGGCGCCCCGGTGCGCTACGTCGCCGACGCGTTCCTGGCCCTCTGCGCCGCGGAGCTGAGCCGGCTGGACGACGGCCGGGGCGACCCCGAGCTGTGGGCGCGCGCGGCCACCGAGTGGGACCGGCGCAACCACCCCTACCCGGCGGCCTACTCGCGGCTGCGGCAGGCCGAGGCGCTGCTGGCCCGGCGCAGCCGGGTGGCCACCGCCGGCAAGCTGCTGCGGCAGGCCCACCGGACGGCCCAGTCGCTCGGCGCCGTGCCGCTGAGCGAGGAGATCCGCACGCTGGCCGGGCGGGCCCGGGTGGCCCTGGACGACGGCGCCCCCGCCGCGCGTCCGGCGCCCCGGCCCCGGGCCGCCGAACCGGCCGCGCCCACGGTGGACGAGCTGGTGGTGCTCACCGCCCGGGAACGGGAGGTGCTCGCGGCGGTCGCCGAGGGGCTGACCAACCGGGAGATCGGCCAGCGGCTGTTCATCAGCGAGCGGACCATCGGCGTGCACGTGTCGCACATCTTCGACAAGCTCCAGGTCCGCACCCGGGTGCAGGCCAGCGCGATCTTCCTGCGCAACCGGGCCGAGTAG
- a CDS encoding CGNR zinc finger domain-containing protein — MSAVPPLEPALRLAITLLHSYWVLQDPVDQLSVARLRAAARDVGLAEVTAPLTEADLPRLRDLRDRLHAVFAAPDPAARVATLNEVLAEVSAGTVVEPGPDGTLRLTPLPRPGPAGPFAALVTGALARAAATGGAERFGVCAADGCDAPYLDRTRAGRQRYCCELCNNRAAAAAYRGRTRRG, encoded by the coding sequence ATGAGCGCGGTGCCACCCCTGGAGCCCGCGCTGCGCCTGGCCATCACGCTGCTGCACAGCTACTGGGTGCTCCAGGACCCGGTCGACCAGCTCTCGGTGGCGCGGCTGCGCGCCGCCGCCCGGGACGTCGGCCTCGCCGAGGTCACCGCACCGCTCACCGAGGCCGACCTGCCCCGGCTGCGCGACCTGCGCGACCGGCTCCACGCGGTCTTCGCCGCGCCCGACCCGGCCGCCCGGGTGGCCACGCTCAACGAGGTGCTCGCCGAGGTGAGCGCCGGCACCGTGGTCGAGCCCGGGCCCGACGGCACGCTGCGGCTCACCCCGCTGCCCCGGCCCGGCCCGGCCGGACCGTTCGCCGCCCTCGTCACCGGGGCGCTGGCCCGGGCCGCGGCGACCGGCGGGGCGGAGCGGTTCGGCGTCTGCGCGGCCGACGGATGCGACGCGCCGTACCTGGACCGGACCCGCGCCGGCCGGCAGCGCTACTGCTGCGAGCTGTGCAACAACCGGGCCGCCGCGGCCGCGTACCGGGGGCGGACCCGGCGCGGCTGA
- a CDS encoding phosphotransferase enzyme family protein has product MEEALPGNVTAGVVRVGDTVRRPAGPWTASVDALLGHLHAVGFGGAPRPLGRDDRGRQVLEYVPGEPGDPAGTYSLDELASIGAFLADLHDATASFTPPPGASWQTAIAPDGAELVCHHDVAPWNLVRSARGWVLIDWDGAGPGTRLWELAYAGQSMAGMRPDRAPDESAARLRALVDGYGLPAAERPALAALLGRRARAMVDLLAAGARDGVQPWARIHAEDGAYWRATAALLDAGVDRWTAALA; this is encoded by the coding sequence GTGGAAGAGGCGCTCCCCGGCAACGTGACCGCGGGGGTGGTCCGGGTCGGCGACACCGTCCGGCGCCCGGCCGGCCCGTGGACCGCGAGCGTCGACGCCCTGCTCGGCCACCTGCACGCGGTGGGCTTCGGCGGCGCGCCCCGGCCGCTCGGCCGGGACGACCGGGGCCGGCAGGTGCTGGAGTACGTCCCGGGGGAGCCGGGCGACCCGGCCGGGACGTACTCCCTCGACGAGCTGGCCTCGATCGGCGCGTTCCTGGCCGATCTGCACGACGCGACGGCGTCCTTCACGCCCCCGCCCGGCGCGAGCTGGCAGACGGCGATCGCCCCCGACGGCGCGGAGCTGGTCTGCCACCACGACGTGGCGCCGTGGAACCTGGTCCGCTCGGCCCGGGGGTGGGTCCTCATCGACTGGGACGGTGCCGGCCCGGGCACCCGGCTCTGGGAGCTGGCGTACGCGGGGCAGAGCATGGCGGGGATGCGCCCGGACCGGGCGCCGGACGAGTCCGCGGCCCGGCTGCGCGCCCTGGTCGACGGCTACGGGTTGCCGGCGGCGGAGCGGCCGGCGCTGGCCGCGCTGCTCGGCCGCCGGGCCCGGGCCATGGTCGACCTGCTGGCGGCGGGCGCCCGTGACGGGGTGCAGCCCTGGGCGCGGATCCACGCCGAGGACGGGGCGTACTGGCGGGCCACGGCGGCGCTGCTGGACGCCGGGGTGGACCGCTGGACGGCCGCCCTGGCGTGA
- a CDS encoding adenylate/guanylate cyclase domain-containing protein: MLITTPVGSREAVTGARWPVPEERRTVTVLFADIVGSTGLVERLDPEDVRALQQAYFGTVAAVLHRWHGVVEKYVGDAVMALFGAHGSDGFDAYRAVRAGLEIQDALDRRLPAGTRLRVRVGVATGEVLVDLAATRDGGHGAASGAVITTAARLQEHAPPGGVVLCAATRRAVAGLVEQRPLTALAVAGRAAPLDVWRVTGVARRRPDRHHGPLVGRRRELATAGDEIARAVRERRPRWISLVGPAGSGRSRLLHELVRAVSTVDGTPVRWCVARCPPFPDGELAPLADLVRGLTGLRDGQSPETVRRRLGATLDGLPAARRGAAAHALAEFLAAPADPAAAAGGAEVCRELLLDLATGQPVVVAVDDLDRAAPALNRFLHRVFAAATERSLPLAVVATHGPRWADLLPGAAGRRRRVPLPALGTVDTGRLLRHLLDRAGRPTAPAAELLPLIGGNPGAAAAYAAMLGADAEPAGVPEPVRRLVDARLDRLDGERRAVLMAVAARDVDVPAATLARMLGWPAGRAEPVLRALVDAGLLRRATTGGYAVAEPAVARVAAHRLPRAVRAEFARRLRDAEPVGATRPAAGGVTTGRATCPAGVGHRSGGGARPAPVPGAGGRTPGVTADGPTPGVAAGGGPTPGTAAGGGLTPGTVAVGGPTPGAAARAAAASGGGAAAGTGAPASRRTGSRRTGSRRTVAVHVGPADAAAGRPAGVSGGATAESSARGALPAVRAGGNRPGRAVRARLGVFPGLRDPLPGGPSRESAGRVGAVGGRPPAVGPPRPRRAGGERPVGASARAGLTLAGGVRGLAA; encoded by the coding sequence ATGCTGATCACCACGCCCGTGGGGAGTCGGGAAGCGGTCACCGGGGCCCGCTGGCCCGTGCCGGAGGAACGGCGCACGGTCACCGTCCTCTTCGCCGACATCGTCGGGTCGACCGGCCTCGTCGAGCGGCTCGACCCGGAGGACGTGCGGGCGCTGCAGCAGGCCTACTTCGGCACGGTGGCCGCGGTGCTCCACCGATGGCACGGCGTGGTGGAGAAGTACGTCGGCGACGCGGTGATGGCGCTGTTCGGGGCCCACGGCTCCGACGGCTTCGACGCCTACCGGGCGGTACGCGCCGGGCTGGAGATCCAGGACGCGCTGGACCGGCGGCTGCCGGCCGGCACCCGGCTGCGGGTCCGGGTCGGCGTGGCCACCGGCGAGGTGCTGGTCGACCTGGCCGCCACCCGGGACGGCGGGCACGGCGCGGCCAGCGGCGCGGTGATCACCACGGCGGCCCGCCTGCAGGAGCACGCCCCGCCCGGCGGGGTGGTGCTCTGCGCGGCCACCCGGCGGGCCGTCGCGGGCCTGGTCGAGCAGCGCCCGCTCACCGCCCTGGCGGTGGCCGGCCGGGCGGCGCCGCTGGACGTCTGGCGGGTGACCGGGGTGGCCCGGCGCCGGCCGGACCGGCACCACGGCCCGCTGGTCGGCCGCCGCCGCGAGCTGGCCACGGCCGGCGACGAGATCGCGCGGGCCGTGCGGGAGCGCCGTCCACGCTGGATCTCGCTGGTCGGCCCGGCCGGCAGCGGGCGCAGCCGACTGCTGCACGAGCTGGTCCGCGCGGTGTCGACGGTGGACGGTACTCCGGTGCGGTGGTGCGTCGCGCGCTGCCCGCCGTTCCCGGACGGCGAACTGGCGCCGCTGGCGGACCTGGTCCGCGGCCTCACCGGGCTGCGCGACGGCCAGTCGCCGGAGACCGTACGCCGGCGGCTGGGCGCCACCCTGGACGGGCTGCCGGCGGCCCGGCGCGGCGCGGCGGCGCACGCGCTGGCCGAGTTCCTGGCCGCGCCGGCCGACCCGGCAGCCGCCGCGGGCGGCGCCGAGGTGTGCCGGGAGCTCCTGCTGGACCTGGCCACCGGCCAGCCGGTGGTGGTGGCGGTGGACGACCTGGACCGGGCCGCGCCGGCGCTGAACCGGTTCCTGCACCGGGTGTTCGCCGCGGCCACCGAGCGGAGCCTGCCGCTCGCCGTGGTGGCCACGCACGGTCCGCGCTGGGCCGACCTGCTGCCCGGTGCGGCCGGCCGACGGCGCCGGGTGCCGCTGCCCGCGCTGGGCACCGTCGACACCGGACGGCTGCTGCGGCACCTGCTCGACCGGGCCGGCCGGCCCACGGCGCCGGCCGCGGAGCTGCTCCCGCTGATCGGCGGCAACCCGGGCGCCGCGGCGGCGTACGCCGCCATGCTCGGCGCCGACGCCGAGCCGGCCGGGGTGCCCGAGCCGGTCCGCCGGCTGGTCGACGCCCGGCTGGACCGGCTGGACGGGGAGCGGCGGGCCGTGTTGATGGCGGTCGCCGCGCGGGATGTGGACGTCCCGGCCGCCACGCTGGCGCGGATGCTCGGCTGGCCGGCCGGGCGCGCCGAGCCGGTGCTGCGCGCGCTGGTCGACGCGGGCCTGCTGCGCCGGGCCACCACCGGCGGGTACGCGGTCGCCGAGCCGGCCGTGGCCCGGGTGGCCGCGCACCGGCTGCCCCGTGCCGTGCGGGCGGAGTTCGCCCGCCGGCTGCGGGACGCCGAGCCGGTCGGGGCGACCCGCCCGGCCGCCGGCGGGGTCACCACCGGCCGGGCCACGTGCCCCGCCGGGGTGGGGCACCGGTCGGGTGGAGGGGCCCGACCGGCGCCGGTCCCCGGTGCGGGCGGCCGGACGCCGGGTGTGACGGCGGACGGCCCGACGCCGGGTGTGGCCGCGGGGGGCGGCCCGACGCCCGGCACGGCCGCGGGGGGCGGCCTGACGCCCGGCACGGTCGCGGTGGGCGGCCCGACGCCGGGTGCGGCGGCGAGGGCCGCCGCGGCGTCGGGGGGCGGCGCGGCGGCGGGAACCGGCGCGCCGGCCAGCCGGCGGACGGGCAGCCGGCGGACGGGCAGCCGGCGGACGGTCGCCGTCCACGTCGGACCGGCCGACGCCGCGGCGGGCCGGCCGGCGGGGGTGTCGGGGGGCGCCACCGCCGAGTCCTCTGCCCGGGGCGCCCTCCCGGCGGTCCGGGCCGGCGGCAACCGGCCGGGCCGGGCGGTGCGGGCGCGGCTCGGGGTGTTCCCGGGGCTCCGGGACCCGTTACCCGGCGGCCCGTCGCGCGAGTCGGCGGGCCGGGTAGGGGCGGTGGGCGGGCGACCGCCAGCCGTCGGGCCGCCACGTCCGCGCCGGGCCGGCGGGGAGCGGCCGGTGGGGGCGTCCGCCCGGGCCGGGCTGACCTTGGCCGGCGGCGTGCGGGGGCTCGCCGCGTGA